CGGCTGAAGTCAACAACTTCGGTCGCATCCCAGACAATGTGGTTCTGGCAGACCTTCTGAAACCAGAAAGTCTGAATACCGAGCGAGCGTTTACCGACTTCGCTGTTCCAGACGAAAAAGCCTGGAGCGAATGCCTGGCCGTCGATTTCAGCCCAACCGGTCGGGTCGATCATAAACGCGAACAAATCCTGTTCGCCACAGTAGAGCCCGGTACTTGTTCCATCCATCGCGGTTTGCGGCGGAGCGAAATCAGAAGCGAACTCGTTAACAACATCCAGCAGATCCGCATTCCACAGTCGCGTGTAAGCGACGCCGTGCATGCTGCGAACGTCGCTACCCGTTGTCAGAACCTGCAACGGCTTTTCAGCACGCGGCAGAGTTTCTTCAAACACCTTGCTGGCGGTTCGATGGGAAAGCTGATTGACGGTTTCCTTGCTAACACCGGCCATGCGGCACATCTGCGAGAATGACCAGTCATTTAAGTGCAGTTCGTTTCCATCGCCGGTACACACCGTCATATCGTGTGTCAGCGTCAGATTCTGCGGACGTTCCCACAGATCCTCCGATTGCAACCGCTGTTTCGAGCAGTGTTCGTACAATTTGTCAAACGAATCGTAGGATTCATCTGGGGATCGTCGGAACAGTTCGTTGTGAGCCTTTGTCAGTGTGGCCATCTTGCAACTCCTCTCAGTATTGAAACGTGAATGCTCAACCAACGCAGCCAAGCGATCGTGTGCCTCAGTAAGACAAACGAACGCCTGGCTGGCTGTTCATGAAACGAGTCGCAGTAAAATTGTCAAAAACCTGTAAGACCACCGACCTCTCTCGACAACGCAAAAACGCTTTTGTCGCCATCGAGCGAGAGGTGGTATCGGATTACCCATTTTGCAAATTGAAGGAACGTTTGAAACTAGTAGTTCCATTCCCTATCACGGTTGTCGGGAATTGTCACATCAACCGGAAGTTGCGGTGGAACAGTGGAATCATCCAGAGACATTCGACCGACATCGGTTGCCAGATAATCCACCCATCGAAGCGCCGAAGTGGCGTTGCCTGAGCGTCGCAAACGCTCAATGAAAATCACGTGTTGAGGTTCGAGAACTGCCCAGAAACACTCAACATCTTCCCGAGATGCCCGGCGGATCAAGAACGGCAGGGCATGACTGGTTTCCAGGACTAGTTGCCTGAGTCCTTTTCTGTCAACGATGGCAATCCATGAATCATTCATCGTCCATAGGTACCACGTTTCCGATCATCGAAGCAAACCGTTCGAGCCGAAAATTTCGACCGTCTGCCGGCGAGAGTCGAGCCGCGTAACGCAGTGCTTACCTTCGACTCACGGCCCCAAGCCTCTGTTGCGTTCACAACCGAAATTGTTTCTCGGAAACAGAACATTCGATATTGAGGCCGCTTTCCTCGGAGCCGGTCATCGTTGGGTTCACGCGGCCCCGCCCCAACGATGACCGGCGCAGAGGCAAGCGGCTATCGCGACAACAACGTTCCGAGATCAGCTTTCAACCGTTTTCCTTGGAGAGTGTCAGAAGTTTGGGTTCGTCGACGATGGCTATCGACTGGCTGCTGCCACAGCCAAACCGCAGAAAACTGCCGCTCGGTCGACCTGCGACCCCATTGAATCAGTCCATTCAAGGAGTTCCTGCACGGACTCGGAACTGCCTTTCCGGCGGGCTTCAGCGATGGCAGCCCACGCCTTAGTGCGATAAAAGGATTGTGATGACGAAATTCTCTGAGCGTGACCGATGGCCTTTTCCAATTGCCCGTTAGCAGCCAGCGAGACGGCAAGTTGGCTGCGAGGACGGCTGGCATCGCCGAACCAAAGAAGCGTTCCGCGAACAAGATTAGATTCCGCGAGTGCGAACTCGCCTGCCAAAGCATCGGAAGTCGCTAATGCAAGTTTCATTTCCGGGCCAGCACTTCCTCGGGCGATCAGACTTTGTGCTGACCTTCTGGCATCGCGGTACGAC
The DNA window shown above is from Rhodopirellula bahusiensis and carries:
- a CDS encoding DUF932 domain-containing protein, which codes for MATLTKAHNELFRRSPDESYDSFDKLYEHCSKQRLQSEDLWERPQNLTLTHDMTVCTGDGNELHLNDWSFSQMCRMAGVSKETVNQLSHRTASKVFEETLPRAEKPLQVLTTGSDVRSMHGVAYTRLWNADLLDVVNEFASDFAPPQTAMDGTSTGLYCGEQDLFAFMIDPTGWAEIDGQAFAPGFFVWNSEVGKRSLGIQTFWFQKVCQNHIVWDATEVVDFSRKHTANVRDGLDEIRCILERLVASRDERRDSFATVMKKAMNERLGSDDEEVTKVLSAEKIPRGLIKDAMEIARQRGGFTIFAMVDALTKLSQKVNYAGDRTELDARVGQLLALAA